Proteins from a single region of Haloterrigena alkaliphila:
- a CDS encoding nuclear transport factor 2 family protein — MELHTSRSTASTGGREVVTEFYAAFNHLATDRAGRDEVAATLSDDVRWTVVTDGDGSERNYTGVEGVVEYVTMISGPADHVQAVPERFSEADETVVVEGAYVGTTDGREFDVPFVHIHELDGETVQACRVYTDTALERSSFER; from the coding sequence ATGGAACTACATACGAGTCGATCGACCGCGAGTACGGGTGGCCGTGAGGTCGTTACCGAGTTTTACGCCGCCTTCAATCACCTCGCAACGGATCGGGCGGGTCGAGACGAGGTAGCGGCGACGCTGTCGGACGACGTGCGCTGGACCGTGGTCACGGACGGTGATGGTTCCGAGCGAAACTATACGGGTGTCGAGGGTGTCGTCGAATACGTTACGATGATCAGCGGACCAGCGGATCACGTCCAGGCGGTCCCCGAGCGATTCTCCGAAGCGGACGAAACCGTCGTCGTAGAGGGTGCCTACGTCGGCACCACCGACGGGAGGGAGTTCGACGTGCCGTTCGTCCACATCCACGAATTGGACGGCGAGACGGTCCAGGCGTGCCGAGTCTACACCGATACCGCGCTCGAACGGTCGTCGTTCGAGCGCTGA
- a CDS encoding carboxylate--amine ligase codes for MHRHSGDPGVLVPGIDAPSTVACLRSLRPRGVHTVVASDSTTTPSSCSAYCDEFVTVPDATEDLTAYGDVLLELAERPDVGTIIPVREEDVYVLADRKEEFAEVVETNWPDAETLRRVQDRVELFAAADAADVAVPETALLDQWDDWDQETIVKPRYTVAAPAYLGSDADQIEIGSTEYQTPGTAPDSQAVVDKRGHVPLVQERIPDSREFGFFALYDEGEPVATFQHCQHRGWKYCGGPSAYRESVYDSDLEAAGRALLDELEWHGLAMVEFLRDPVDDEYKLMEINPRFWSSLPFSVRAGADFPYYYWQQANGEPIDSDDTYEVGIGGHLLRGELSYLHSVVTEDYPMVERPSFSDAARDIATSLVSEPRFDYAVPDDPMPFVRDGLNLFQTWWGTRSGSDAPDDGERSSASGDRRSTDPDRADQRSNQPHGSPPSQASQGLDD; via the coding sequence ATGCACCGACACAGCGGCGACCCGGGCGTCCTCGTTCCCGGAATCGATGCACCGAGTACCGTCGCCTGCCTGCGCTCGCTTCGCCCGCGCGGCGTCCACACCGTGGTCGCCTCGGACTCGACGACGACGCCCTCGTCCTGCTCGGCGTACTGCGACGAGTTCGTCACCGTCCCCGACGCGACCGAAGACCTGACCGCCTACGGCGACGTGTTGCTCGAGCTCGCCGAACGGCCCGACGTGGGAACGATCATCCCGGTCCGCGAGGAGGACGTCTACGTCCTCGCCGACCGCAAGGAGGAGTTCGCCGAGGTCGTCGAGACGAACTGGCCGGACGCCGAGACCCTCCGTCGCGTCCAGGACCGGGTCGAACTCTTCGCGGCCGCCGACGCGGCAGACGTTGCGGTCCCCGAAACCGCGCTGCTCGATCAGTGGGACGACTGGGACCAGGAGACGATCGTGAAACCGAGATACACGGTCGCCGCGCCCGCATACCTCGGTTCCGACGCGGACCAAATCGAGATCGGTTCGACGGAGTATCAGACGCCGGGCACCGCGCCCGACTCGCAGGCCGTCGTCGACAAGCGCGGCCACGTGCCTCTGGTTCAGGAGCGCATCCCCGACTCGCGGGAGTTCGGCTTCTTCGCGCTCTACGACGAGGGCGAACCCGTCGCGACCTTCCAGCACTGCCAGCACCGCGGCTGGAAGTACTGCGGCGGCCCCAGCGCCTACCGCGAGTCGGTCTACGACTCCGACCTCGAGGCGGCCGGCCGGGCCCTGCTCGACGAACTCGAGTGGCACGGGCTCGCGATGGTCGAGTTCCTCCGGGACCCCGTCGACGACGAGTACAAACTCATGGAGATCAACCCGCGCTTCTGGTCGTCGCTGCCGTTCTCGGTCCGCGCGGGGGCGGACTTTCCCTACTACTACTGGCAGCAGGCCAACGGCGAGCCGATCGACTCCGACGACACCTACGAGGTCGGCATCGGCGGCCACCTGCTCCGTGGCGAACTCAGCTACCTCCACAGCGTGGTGACCGAGGACTATCCGATGGTCGAACGCCCCTCGTTCTCCGATGCGGCCCGCGACATCGCGACGTCGCTCGTGAGCGAGCCCCGGTTCGATTACGCCGTCCCCGACGACCCGATGCCGTTCGTCAGGGACGGTCTCAACCTGTTCCAGACGTGGTGGGGCACCCGATCGGGATCGGACGCGCCGGACGACGGCGAGCGCTCGAGCGCGTCGGGCGATCGCCGCTCGACCGATCCGGATCGAGCCGACCAGCGATCGAATCAGCCACACGGATCGCCGCCGTCCCAGGCGTCACAGGGCCTCGACGACTGA
- the sppA gene encoding signal peptide peptidase SppA, translating into MVGSEGIGRLLIVAVGAVAFAAIGIALFVVYPESVTDLLGVLIALGVVLLGLRFSSNAAGSLFPDYDVAEVAVEGPITRDGGGGGLPSSPRGTPADDIVDQIDRADEDDSVDALLLKLNTPGGEVVPSDDIRLAAERFDGPTIAYATDVCASGGYWIASGCDELWAREGSIVGSIGVIGSRVNASDLAEKVGLSYERFAAGDYKDAGTPLKEMDEDERAYLQGLIDDYYDTFVERVSDGRDLDPAFVRDTEARIYLGEQAHELELVDRLGTRRELEEELADRLAREEVTVEEFEPDRPLMARVGAGARGVAYAFGAGIAGVADEREFRLRT; encoded by the coding sequence ATGGTCGGTAGCGAGGGAATCGGTCGACTCCTGATCGTCGCCGTCGGTGCGGTCGCGTTCGCCGCCATCGGTATCGCGCTGTTCGTCGTCTATCCGGAGTCGGTGACGGATCTGCTGGGCGTCCTGATCGCGCTGGGCGTCGTGCTCCTCGGGCTTCGCTTCTCGAGCAACGCGGCCGGCTCGCTGTTTCCCGACTACGACGTCGCCGAGGTCGCCGTCGAGGGGCCGATCACGCGCGACGGCGGCGGTGGGGGCCTTCCCTCGAGCCCGCGGGGGACGCCGGCCGACGACATCGTCGATCAGATCGATCGGGCCGACGAGGACGACAGCGTCGACGCCCTCCTCCTGAAACTCAACACGCCCGGCGGCGAGGTCGTCCCCAGCGACGACATCCGACTCGCGGCCGAGCGATTCGACGGGCCGACGATCGCCTACGCGACCGACGTCTGTGCCAGCGGGGGCTACTGGATCGCCAGCGGCTGTGACGAACTCTGGGCGCGCGAAGGATCTATCGTCGGCTCGATCGGCGTCATCGGCTCCCGGGTCAACGCGAGCGACCTCGCCGAGAAGGTCGGCCTCTCCTACGAGCGGTTCGCCGCCGGCGACTACAAGGACGCCGGCACCCCGCTGAAGGAGATGGACGAGGACGAGCGCGCCTACCTGCAGGGGCTGATCGACGACTACTACGACACCTTCGTCGAGCGGGTCAGCGACGGCCGCGACCTCGATCCGGCGTTCGTCCGCGACACCGAGGCGCGGATCTACCTCGGCGAGCAGGCCCACGAACTGGAGCTCGTCGACCGCCTCGGGACCCGCCGGGAGCTCGAGGAGGAACTGGCCGACCGCCTCGCCCGCGAGGAGGTCACCGTCGAGGAGTTCGAGCCCGATCGGCCGCTGATGGCCCGCGTCGGGGCCGGCGCGCGCGGCGTCGCCTACGCGTTCGGCGCCGGCATCGCGGGGGTCGCCGACGAGCGGGAGTTCCGCCTGCGGACCTGA
- a CDS encoding DUF373 family protein yields MTTLVVCLDRTDDVGRKTGLRSPVVGWEAVRSLVTDVGLADPEDSGVNSLLETLRVAQDLRDENEEVVVAVVSGDRESMVSADRAVATQLDDLVADYDPDSAVVVIDSAEDERLVPIVESRVRVDSVDRVVVRQARDIESTYYLLKQFLADEELRQTVLVPIGLTLLVFPILATVVGPAEGAAAITTVIGIFLLYKGFNVDELLTRAAHQIRESLYSGQVSVVTYVVAAGLTLVGLFAGALGVSNLEDAPGVVIPAMQFAFDSIPWLAMAALTASAGRLLDEAIGDHPIRRSFLNLPFIVVSVALVVRGFSAYFLEQQRVIDPFIVPANEFGVLSNERFVVTAGERLALFVVTGIVVSLVGARIASYFSESQGDETELADGGEDGDAASGATPVPDADADLPSELTDGGPGTESSPADEPSDAASNGDSDAQTDAERTD; encoded by the coding sequence GTGACAACGCTGGTCGTCTGCCTCGATCGGACCGACGACGTCGGTCGCAAGACCGGACTCCGTTCACCCGTCGTCGGCTGGGAGGCGGTCCGCTCGCTCGTGACCGACGTCGGGCTGGCGGATCCGGAGGATTCGGGGGTCAACTCCCTGCTCGAGACGTTGCGCGTCGCGCAGGATCTCCGCGACGAGAACGAGGAGGTCGTCGTCGCGGTCGTCTCGGGGGACCGAGAGTCGATGGTGTCGGCGGATCGAGCGGTCGCCACACAGCTCGACGATCTGGTCGCCGACTACGATCCCGATTCGGCGGTCGTCGTCATCGACAGCGCGGAGGACGAGCGACTGGTACCGATCGTCGAGAGCCGCGTCCGAGTCGATTCGGTCGACCGCGTGGTCGTCCGTCAAGCGCGGGACATCGAGTCGACGTACTACCTGCTCAAGCAGTTCCTCGCCGACGAGGAACTGCGCCAGACCGTCCTGGTTCCGATCGGGCTGACGCTGCTGGTCTTTCCCATCCTCGCGACCGTCGTCGGGCCCGCGGAAGGCGCCGCCGCGATCACGACCGTCATCGGAATCTTCCTGCTCTACAAGGGGTTCAACGTCGACGAACTCCTCACCAGGGCTGCCCACCAGATTCGGGAATCGCTGTACTCCGGGCAAGTCTCGGTCGTCACCTACGTCGTCGCCGCCGGGCTCACCCTCGTCGGGCTCTTCGCGGGCGCGCTCGGCGTCTCGAACCTCGAGGACGCCCCCGGCGTGGTGATCCCGGCGATGCAGTTCGCCTTCGACAGCATCCCGTGGCTCGCGATGGCCGCGCTGACGGCCAGCGCCGGCCGACTGCTCGACGAGGCCATCGGCGACCACCCCATCCGCCGCTCGTTCCTCAACCTGCCGTTCATCGTGGTCTCCGTCGCGCTCGTCGTGCGCGGGTTCTCGGCGTACTTCCTCGAGCAACAGCGCGTGATCGACCCGTTCATCGTACCGGCCAACGAGTTCGGCGTCCTGTCGAACGAGCGCTTCGTCGTGACGGCCGGCGAACGCCTCGCGCTGTTCGTCGTGACCGGAATCGTGGTCAGCCTCGTCGGGGCGCGCATCGCGTCGTACTTCAGCGAGTCCCAGGGCGACGAGACGGAACTCGCGGACGGCGGCGAAGACGGGGACGCAGCGTCGGGAGCCACCCCGGTACCGGACGCGGACGCCGACCTCCCGTCGGAACTCACCGACGGCGGTCCGGGGACCGAGTCGTCGCCGGCCGACGAGCCGTCGGACGCGGCCTCGAACGGCGATTCGGACGCCCAGACCGACGCCGAACGGACCGACTGA
- a CDS encoding diphthine--ammonia ligase — translation MSDADGAWVSLFSGGKDSSWALYRALEDGLEVSRLVTVHPTGDSYMYHVPATELAALAAESVGIPLVDVEPADFEAERAADSSQQGDDELEPLEAALTDLDRELEAGIAGVTAGAVESEYQTSRIQGMCDRLGCELFAPLWQEDPRELADAMLAAGFEIKIIQVAAGGLDESWLGRTLDREAIADLEALNEEYGVHILGEGGEFETLVVDGPHMDRRIDLEYETEWDGTRGRLLISDAELA, via the coding sequence ATGAGCGACGCAGACGGCGCGTGGGTGAGCCTCTTCTCGGGGGGCAAAGACTCCTCGTGGGCGCTGTACCGGGCCCTCGAGGACGGACTCGAGGTCTCCCGGCTCGTCACCGTCCACCCGACCGGCGACTCGTACATGTACCACGTCCCCGCCACGGAACTCGCGGCGCTGGCGGCCGAGAGCGTCGGGATCCCGCTGGTCGACGTCGAACCCGCCGACTTCGAGGCCGAACGAGCCGCGGATTCGAGCCAGCAGGGCGACGACGAACTCGAACCCCTCGAGGCCGCCCTGACCGACCTCGACCGCGAACTCGAGGCCGGAATCGCCGGCGTCACGGCCGGCGCCGTCGAGAGCGAGTACCAGACCAGTCGCATTCAGGGGATGTGCGATCGGCTGGGCTGTGAACTGTTCGCCCCGCTCTGGCAGGAAGACCCCCGCGAACTCGCCGACGCGATGCTCGCAGCCGGCTTCGAGATCAAAATCATCCAGGTCGCCGCGGGCGGCCTCGACGAGTCCTGGCTCGGCCGAACCCTCGACCGCGAGGCGATCGCCGACCTCGAGGCGCTCAACGAGGAGTACGGCGTCCACATTCTGGGTGAGGGCGGCGAGTTCGAGACGCTGGTGGTGGACGGCCCGCATATGGACCGGCGGATCGACCTCGAGTACGAGACGGAGTGGGATGGGACGCGCGGTAGACTACTGATTTCGGATGCGGAGCTAGCGTAA
- a CDS encoding twin-arginine translocation signal domain-containing protein yields the protein MQSRRNFLRAGTGAALLATLAGCSDESTATDDGDTDDQSDSDDAVTEIEPADWVYDPASMDRDSITATLRDAEALFSQDSFPNEEAIRSNFTGGYDGQLAVEDVATGLEVGGTHVLTGTFDATALVEGLAVSSAEAYGGFDVYAHESASRLFAVGDGYLLKSEASSGYDLRGELELLIDTYNGDPDGFVDVDDDYALVSDELGAGHVVHTSGMTESAAADADAKTVIANGESFEIDGTETRLEWVELYKHADGIDVERLESELTNVEEIELNTIEQDGRLLTVEITIPTEKFL from the coding sequence ATGCAATCGAGACGGAATTTCCTCCGCGCAGGAACCGGGGCCGCACTGCTCGCGACGCTCGCTGGCTGCAGTGATGAGTCGACCGCTACCGACGACGGAGACACCGACGACCAGTCCGATTCTGATGACGCCGTCACCGAAATCGAGCCCGCCGACTGGGTCTACGACCCCGCATCGATGGATCGCGATTCGATAACGGCGACCCTGCGGGACGCCGAGGCGCTCTTCTCCCAGGACAGCTTTCCCAACGAGGAGGCGATCCGATCGAACTTCACCGGGGGCTACGACGGGCAACTCGCGGTCGAAGACGTCGCGACGGGACTCGAGGTCGGCGGGACCCACGTTCTCACCGGAACGTTCGATGCGACCGCGCTCGTCGAGGGGCTGGCGGTCTCGTCCGCCGAGGCCTACGGCGGGTTCGACGTCTACGCGCACGAGTCCGCGAGCAGGCTGTTCGCCGTCGGCGACGGCTACCTCCTCAAATCGGAGGCGAGCTCCGGGTACGACCTGCGCGGGGAACTCGAACTCCTGATCGACACCTACAACGGCGACCCGGACGGGTTCGTCGACGTCGACGACGACTACGCCCTGGTGTCCGACGAACTCGGGGCAGGCCACGTCGTCCACACCAGCGGCATGACCGAATCGGCCGCCGCGGATGCCGACGCCAAGACGGTCATCGCGAACGGCGAGAGTTTCGAAATCGACGGGACGGAGACGCGCCTCGAGTGGGTCGAACTCTACAAGCACGCGGACGGAATCGACGTCGAACGACTCGAATCGGAGCTGACGAACGTCGAAGAGATCGAGTTAAATACGATTGAACAGGACGGACGTCTGCTCACCGTCGAAATCACGATCCCGACGGAGAAGTTCCTGTAA
- a CDS encoding sugar phosphate nucleotidyltransferase has product MKAVVLAGGYATRMWPITKHRPKMFLPIGDSTVVDRIFAELEADDRIDEVYVSTNERFAADFEAHLADSEFEKPQLSVEETTEEDDKFGVVGALAQLIDRENVDDDLLVIAGDNLISFDVADFLDYFQEHESPTLAAYDVGSREKAKSYGLVELEGDRVVDFQEKPDDPNSTLVSIACYAFPRDSLSLFPTYLAEGNNPDEPGWFIQWLQNRDPTYAYTFEGAWFDIGTPESYLDAVGWHLDGESIVADSATLENATVGENVHVMADVTLENTDLDHAVIFPEATVQDADIRRSIIDEGTHLEDIDLAGALIGAHTTITNG; this is encoded by the coding sequence ATGAAGGCCGTCGTTCTTGCCGGCGGATACGCGACCCGTATGTGGCCGATAACGAAACATCGGCCCAAGATGTTCCTCCCGATCGGCGACTCGACCGTCGTCGATCGCATCTTCGCGGAACTCGAGGCTGACGACCGGATCGACGAGGTCTACGTCAGCACCAACGAGCGCTTCGCCGCCGACTTCGAGGCCCACCTCGCCGACAGCGAGTTCGAGAAGCCGCAGTTATCGGTCGAGGAGACCACCGAGGAAGACGACAAGTTCGGCGTCGTCGGCGCGCTCGCACAGTTGATCGACCGCGAGAACGTCGACGACGACCTGCTGGTCATCGCCGGCGACAACCTGATCAGCTTCGACGTCGCGGACTTTCTTGACTACTTTCAGGAGCACGAGTCCCCGACGCTCGCCGCCTACGACGTCGGCTCCCGCGAGAAGGCCAAATCCTACGGGCTGGTCGAACTCGAGGGCGACCGCGTCGTCGACTTTCAGGAGAAACCCGATGACCCCAACAGCACGCTGGTCTCGATCGCCTGTTACGCGTTCCCGCGGGATTCGCTGTCCCTGTTTCCCACGTACCTGGCGGAAGGCAACAATCCCGACGAACCGGGCTGGTTCATCCAGTGGCTCCAGAATCGCGACCCGACCTACGCCTACACGTTCGAGGGCGCGTGGTTCGACATCGGGACCCCCGAAAGTTACCTCGACGCCGTCGGCTGGCACTTGGACGGCGAGTCGATCGTCGCCGACTCGGCGACCCTCGAGAACGCCACGGTCGGCGAAAACGTCCACGTGATGGCCGACGTGACGCTCGAGAACACCGATCTCGACCACGCCGTGATCTTCCCGGAGGCGACGGTCCAGGACGCGGACATCCGCCGGTCGATCATCGACGAGGGGACCCACCTCGAGGATATCGACCTCGCGGGGGCGCTCATCGGCGCCCACACGACGATCACGAACGGGTAG
- a CDS encoding transcriptional regulator, translating to MREADETTRQRLADALRAEPATPSELAVELDLTPQAVVRHAEHVSRSVDRAESDERFLVAPPACRDCGFDDFDDLLNLPSRCPDCKSESVSEPTLTIE from the coding sequence ATGCGCGAGGCCGACGAAACGACGCGACAGCGACTCGCCGACGCCCTCCGAGCCGAACCAGCCACGCCGAGCGAACTCGCGGTAGAACTCGACCTGACCCCGCAGGCGGTGGTCCGTCACGCCGAACACGTCTCCCGGTCGGTCGATCGCGCCGAGTCGGACGAACGGTTCCTCGTCGCGCCCCCGGCCTGTCGGGACTGCGGATTCGACGACTTCGACGACCTGTTGAACCTACCCTCCCGGTGTCCGGACTGCAAGAGCGAGTCCGTGAGCGAACCGACGCTGACCATCGAGTGA
- a CDS encoding DUF7344 domain-containing protein — protein MTATSQPDPDCVDFVLAVLDSLDTCEASAETVDEAFGLLADQRRRLLLEVMRAFDEPLTLPDAAEEVAVRETGSPVPSISAERVHETYISLYHDHLPRLVEAGLLEYDQERDLVSPTELE, from the coding sequence ATGACTGCCACGTCCCAACCCGACCCCGACTGTGTTGACTTCGTGCTGGCGGTCCTCGACAGTTTGGACACGTGCGAGGCGTCGGCCGAAACGGTCGACGAGGCGTTCGGGTTACTCGCCGATCAACGCCGTCGGCTACTGCTCGAGGTGATGCGCGCCTTCGACGAGCCGTTGACCCTCCCGGACGCCGCCGAAGAGGTCGCCGTCCGCGAGACCGGATCGCCCGTGCCATCTATCTCGGCCGAGCGCGTCCACGAGACCTACATCTCGCTGTATCACGATCACCTGCCGCGACTGGTCGAAGCCGGACTCCTCGAGTACGATCAGGAACGCGATCTGGTCTCCCCGACCGAGTTAGAGTAG
- a CDS encoding Rieske (2Fe-2S) protein, whose protein sequence is MDASQRITALADVPAESTVCFRVSNDTDEVREAILVASDGAPDTADDRSDASDDERVACWLNYCQHMTHIKIDKGSGAPMRDGELVCANHGAYFDADSGKCTFGPCEGAYLTDLEVTVADGAVYLADDEYEFVGEGPIDDGDDLTSSSNVKI, encoded by the coding sequence ATGGACGCCTCTCAGCGGATCACCGCACTCGCGGACGTGCCGGCCGAGTCGACGGTTTGCTTTCGCGTGTCGAACGACACCGACGAGGTGCGGGAAGCGATTCTCGTCGCGAGCGACGGCGCCCCCGACACCGCTGACGATCGGTCCGACGCCTCGGACGACGAGCGGGTCGCCTGCTGGCTGAACTACTGCCAGCACATGACGCACATCAAGATCGACAAGGGATCGGGAGCGCCGATGCGAGACGGCGAACTCGTCTGTGCGAACCACGGGGCGTACTTCGACGCCGACTCCGGGAAGTGTACGTTCGGCCCCTGTGAAGGCGCCTATCTCACCGATCTCGAGGTGACGGTCGCGGACGGCGCCGTCTACCTGGCCGACGACGAGTACGAGTTCGTCGGCGAGGGGCCGATCGACGACGGCGACGATCTCACCTCGAGTTCCAACGTCAAAATCTGA
- a CDS encoding saccharopine dehydrogenase family protein, with the protein MDSLLIYGSYGYTGRLIAREAVARGGSPAVAGRDARAVARQADELGVEGRTFDLEDDVAGRIRHFDAVLNCAGPFAKTAEPLVEACLETETDYLDITGEFQVFERLGRYDDAARNAGVTVLPGVGFDVVPSDCLAAFLHEQVPSATELSLAIKGGGSLSRGTARTLVEQAGSEGVVRRNGRLIRVPATYRTRAIDFGDGAEPAVTIPWGDVVTAAHSTGIDSIEVYAAAGPWATRAMSVVDSLGWLLESRPVEGILKRLVDARIDGPDERELASSEAIVWGEVTDASTGRRARARLRTPNPYALTAEAAVRAAERVVDGRDSPRGRVPDGFQTPASAFGADFVLELDGTERELLEVPTESRDPERSALESDD; encoded by the coding sequence ATGGACTCCCTTCTCATCTACGGCTCGTACGGCTACACCGGTCGATTGATCGCCCGCGAAGCCGTCGCTCGAGGAGGGTCGCCGGCCGTCGCCGGTCGCGACGCCAGAGCCGTCGCTCGGCAGGCCGACGAACTCGGCGTCGAAGGCCGGACCTTCGATCTCGAGGACGACGTCGCCGGCCGAATCCGGCACTTCGACGCCGTGTTGAACTGTGCGGGACCGTTCGCGAAGACGGCCGAACCGCTCGTCGAGGCGTGTCTCGAGACCGAAACGGACTATCTCGATATCACCGGCGAGTTTCAGGTGTTCGAACGACTCGGGCGGTACGACGACGCCGCGCGGAACGCGGGCGTGACGGTGCTCCCGGGCGTCGGGTTCGACGTCGTCCCGTCGGACTGCCTGGCGGCGTTTCTCCACGAGCAGGTGCCGTCCGCGACCGAGCTCTCGCTGGCCATCAAGGGCGGCGGGTCGCTCTCGCGGGGCACCGCCCGCACGCTCGTCGAACAGGCCGGGAGCGAGGGCGTCGTCCGTCGCAACGGACGGCTCATCAGGGTCCCCGCGACGTACCGAACGCGAGCGATCGATTTCGGCGACGGCGCCGAACCCGCCGTCACGATTCCGTGGGGAGACGTCGTCACGGCCGCCCACAGCACGGGAATCGATTCGATCGAGGTGTACGCGGCGGCGGGACCGTGGGCGACCCGCGCGATGTCGGTCGTCGACTCGCTGGGCTGGCTGCTCGAGTCCCGACCGGTCGAAGGGATCCTGAAACGACTCGTCGACGCCCGAATCGACGGCCCGGACGAGCGAGAACTCGCCAGCAGCGAGGCGATCGTCTGGGGCGAGGTCACCGACGCGTCGACCGGGCGGCGCGCACGCGCCCGCCTTCGAACGCCCAACCCGTACGCGCTGACGGCCGAGGCCGCGGTGCGCGCCGCCGAACGCGTCGTCGACGGCCGCGACAGCCCTCGCGGGCGCGTCCCGGACGGGTTCCAGACGCCGGCATCGGCGTTCGGGGCCGACTTCGTCCTCGAACTCGACGGTACCGAGCGCGAACTCCTCGAGGTCCCGACCGAATCAAGGGACCCCGAACGGTCGGCCCTCGAGTCCGACGACTGA
- a CDS encoding aminotransferase class IV, with the protein MTDDRIYHVDGELVPASEATVSVDDRGFRYGDAAFETLRAYGGTVFAWDRHCERLERTCDALSLAHGLPGADLRARIDETLGANALADAYVRLSITRGVQPGKLTPQQEVDPTVVVYAKPLPRGGLEGESVWDEPAIVRTVETRRTPSEAVPAAAKTHNYLNGILARAELRADDGSVEADEALTCDLEGRIAEGATSNLFFVRDGALHTPTTDGPVLPGITRDIVLELASENGIPTQEGQYDPADVLAADEAFLTNRTWELRPIAALDDREIGGGPITDRLSRLYDERVERACYS; encoded by the coding sequence ATGACCGACGACCGCATCTACCACGTCGACGGCGAACTCGTCCCCGCGAGCGAGGCGACCGTCAGCGTCGACGACCGCGGCTTTCGGTACGGCGACGCCGCGTTCGAAACGCTTCGGGCCTACGGCGGGACGGTCTTCGCGTGGGATCGACATTGTGAGCGCCTCGAGCGGACCTGCGACGCCCTCTCGCTCGCACACGGCCTACCCGGCGCCGACCTCCGCGCCCGGATCGACGAGACGCTCGGTGCGAACGCCCTCGCGGACGCCTACGTCCGGCTCTCGATCACCCGCGGCGTTCAGCCGGGGAAGCTCACCCCTCAACAGGAAGTCGATCCGACGGTCGTGGTCTACGCGAAGCCGCTCCCTCGAGGGGGCCTCGAGGGCGAGTCCGTCTGGGACGAGCCCGCGATCGTCCGGACGGTCGAGACGCGCCGGACGCCGAGCGAGGCGGTGCCGGCCGCGGCGAAGACGCACAACTACCTGAACGGCATCCTCGCGCGTGCGGAACTCCGGGCCGACGACGGGTCGGTCGAGGCGGACGAGGCGCTCACGTGCGACCTCGAGGGGCGCATCGCCGAGGGCGCGACGAGCAACCTGTTCTTCGTCCGCGACGGCGCGCTCCACACGCCGACGACCGACGGGCCCGTGCTGCCGGGGATCACCCGCGATATCGTTCTCGAACTGGCTTCCGAGAACGGGATTCCGACTCAGGAGGGGCAGTACGACCCCGCGGACGTCCTCGCGGCCGACGAGGCGTTTCTGACGAACCGGACGTGGGAGCTCCGACCGATCGCAGCTCTCGACGACCGCGAGATCGGTGGCGGCCCGATTACGGATCGACTCTCGCGGCTGTACGACGAGCGCGTCGAACGGGCCTGTTACTCGTAG